A genomic segment from Alteribacillus bidgolensis encodes:
- the addB gene encoding helicase-exonuclease AddAB subunit AddB: MGAVFYIGRTGTGKTQAIQAEMKDKLKKQPKDGPPIIYLVPDQMTFQAEYDLLKRTKTGMTRCQVLSFSRMAWRVLQETGGITKTYLQQTGIQMVLRKVIEEQKDGLRLYRKASDKSGFIEHLEQLITEFKRQVVSVDMLEQKYLDLEAETDKSAPNQVLTDKLHDIVNIWKNVELVLGNRYAGTEDYLRLLAEKAENSSLLEEAEIYVDGFHSFTPQELNVLQALMNKSEHITFALTLDKPYDMEPPHMLDLFQQTGTTYQKLRALCDQTDCNIEETVVFKEQKKYKTLNLRHLEKYFEKRPTIPSKSDNSIMIRAAVNRRAEIEACAREIIKLVQEKGYRYKDIAVITRNMEDYGEMLSASFQDYNIPLFNDQRRPMLNHPVIECIRSSLETISENWRYEPLFRSLKTDMFFSIEEDWEQEREKVDMLENYVLAYGIKEKHWKQKGPWGYVSKRTSAGTEDLRRKKDVKYERTINLLRDKFSSALLHFEKRIKKRSTLREFSVRLFEFLEELYVPNKIEKLRDKAKDAGDLAKAREHEQVWGAVIELLEQIVEMAGDEEVTFSDFQKIIEAGLESMSFSIVPPAIDQVTAADMERSRLTNIKIVFLLGVNEGIIPAAFEEEGILNDDERQWFEKQGMELADDSGQQLLNEQFLIYRALSLPEENLYVSYPLADEEGKTLQPSIIINQLKDIFPDLEESLLFNEPNEFTQSQQIDFVGPHRKTLSFLTYQLQLWKKGYPISSIWWDVYNWYIKNDPFGLTPSVLNSLYYMNQPVRLSTDTSKYLYGEKLKASVSRMEKFESCAFSQFASYGLSLKERDIYKLEAPDIGQLFHAALKDMTEVIKNEGKDWGELSPKECRQIAKECVAVLVPKIQREILLSTNRYKYLQKKLEDTVGRASEMLSKQAKVSGFSPYGLELGFGPEQELPPLRFTLADGTEMEVAGRIDRVDTADGTEGIFVRIIDYKSSEKDIKLADVYFGLALQMLVYLDVILSFSEDWIGDKVQPAGVLYFHVHNPFIQAKQGLSEEELENEFLKRFKMKGLLLAEEESVRLMDQALSTGHSQIVPAAIKKDGSFYSNSSVLPSSNYESLRQYIRKKLQDIGYYIMQGNTEIKPFKNQQNTACSFCSFKAVCQFDTSFEANDYRVLSKNKKEIHSYLFDNEQKKGHE; this comes from the coding sequence ATGGGGGCAGTCTTTTACATAGGAAGAACAGGAACGGGCAAAACACAAGCTATTCAAGCAGAGATGAAAGACAAACTCAAGAAACAGCCTAAAGACGGCCCGCCAATTATTTACTTAGTACCTGATCAAATGACATTCCAAGCAGAATACGATCTTTTAAAAAGAACAAAAACAGGGATGACAAGATGCCAAGTTTTAAGTTTTTCACGAATGGCATGGCGGGTTCTACAAGAAACAGGCGGGATAACCAAAACCTATCTTCAGCAAACCGGCATTCAGATGGTGCTTCGAAAAGTGATTGAAGAACAAAAAGATGGTCTCCGTTTATATAGAAAAGCATCTGATAAAAGCGGATTTATTGAACATTTAGAACAGTTAATAACAGAATTTAAACGCCAGGTTGTTTCGGTAGATATGCTTGAACAAAAATATTTGGATTTAGAAGCAGAAACCGACAAATCAGCGCCAAATCAAGTATTAACAGATAAACTCCACGATATTGTTAATATATGGAAAAATGTAGAGCTGGTTTTAGGAAATCGTTATGCAGGAACGGAAGATTATTTGCGCCTTTTAGCTGAAAAAGCAGAAAACTCCTCGCTGTTAGAGGAGGCTGAAATATATGTAGATGGTTTTCATTCGTTTACACCTCAAGAACTTAATGTTCTACAAGCCCTTATGAACAAATCAGAACATATAACCTTTGCTTTGACTTTAGATAAACCTTATGACATGGAACCTCCGCATATGTTGGATTTATTTCAACAAACTGGAACGACTTATCAAAAATTAAGAGCACTATGTGATCAAACTGATTGTAATATAGAGGAAACAGTAGTATTTAAAGAGCAAAAAAAATATAAAACGTTAAACTTGCGGCATCTAGAAAAGTATTTTGAGAAACGCCCAACGATACCAAGTAAATCAGATAACAGTATTATGATCAGAGCAGCAGTAAATAGAAGAGCAGAGATTGAAGCTTGTGCAAGAGAAATTATAAAGCTTGTGCAGGAAAAGGGATATCGTTATAAAGACATTGCAGTAATTACTAGAAATATGGAAGATTACGGAGAAATGCTTAGTGCTTCCTTCCAAGATTACAATATACCTTTGTTTAACGATCAAAGACGTCCTATGTTGAACCATCCTGTTATTGAATGTATACGTTCTTCTTTAGAAACCATTTCTGAAAACTGGAGATATGAACCGTTATTTAGATCGTTGAAAACAGATATGTTTTTTTCCATAGAAGAAGACTGGGAACAAGAAAGAGAAAAAGTGGATATGTTAGAGAATTATGTACTTGCGTATGGTATTAAAGAAAAACATTGGAAACAAAAAGGTCCTTGGGGATATGTAAGCAAGAGAACATCAGCAGGAACGGAGGACCTACGCAGGAAAAAAGACGTTAAATATGAACGCACTATAAATTTACTTCGCGATAAGTTTTCATCCGCGCTATTACATTTTGAAAAACGTATAAAAAAAAGAAGTACCTTAAGAGAATTCAGCGTAAGGTTGTTTGAATTTCTAGAAGAGCTGTATGTACCTAATAAAATTGAAAAGTTAAGAGACAAAGCAAAGGATGCAGGTGATCTAGCAAAAGCTAGAGAGCATGAACAGGTGTGGGGAGCGGTTATTGAATTATTGGAGCAAATCGTTGAAATGGCCGGGGATGAGGAAGTGACTTTTTCTGATTTTCAAAAAATAATAGAAGCTGGACTGGAGTCGATGAGTTTTAGTATTGTGCCGCCTGCGATTGACCAAGTTACTGCAGCGGACATGGAACGCTCGAGGCTGACAAATATTAAAATCGTTTTTTTACTAGGTGTGAATGAGGGAATTATTCCTGCCGCATTTGAAGAAGAAGGCATACTCAATGATGATGAAAGACAATGGTTTGAAAAACAAGGGATGGAGCTTGCGGATGATTCCGGCCAGCAGCTTCTCAATGAGCAGTTCCTTATTTATCGTGCTTTAAGCTTACCAGAAGAGAATTTGTATGTTAGCTACCCATTGGCAGATGAAGAGGGAAAAACATTACAGCCTTCTATAATTATAAATCAATTGAAAGATATCTTTCCTGATTTAGAGGAGAGTCTGCTATTTAACGAACCAAACGAGTTTACACAAAGTCAGCAGATTGATTTTGTGGGTCCTCACCGGAAAACATTGTCTTTTTTAACATATCAGCTTCAATTATGGAAAAAAGGATACCCGATCTCTTCTATATGGTGGGACGTATATAATTGGTATATAAAAAATGATCCGTTTGGACTGACTCCATCTGTTTTAAATAGTTTGTATTATATGAATCAACCTGTTCGTTTATCTACTGATACCAGTAAATATTTGTATGGTGAAAAATTAAAAGCAAGCGTTTCGAGGATGGAAAAATTCGAGTCCTGTGCGTTTTCTCAATTTGCTTCCTATGGTCTCAGTTTAAAAGAACGGGATATTTATAAATTAGAAGCACCCGATATTGGCCAGCTGTTTCATGCTGCCTTAAAAGATATGACCGAGGTTATAAAAAACGAAGGAAAAGACTGGGGAGAGCTTTCTCCAAAAGAATGCCGCCAGATAGCTAAAGAATGTGTGGCGGTCTTAGTCCCTAAAATACAGCGAGAAATTTTGTTAAGTACGAATAGATACAAATATTTACAAAAGAAGCTGGAAGATACAGTCGGACGGGCGTCAGAAATGCTAAGCAAACAAGCAAAAGTATCTGGATTTTCACCATATGGATTAGAACTTGGCTTTGGTCCTGAACAAGAGCTTCCTCCTTTGCGTTTCACCTTGGCCGATGGAACGGAAATGGAAGTGGCTGGAAGGATTGACAGAGTAGATACGGCTGATGGGACTGAAGGTATTTTTGTGAGAATAATTGATTACAAATCGAGCGAGAAAGACATTAAGCTAGCTGATGTCTACTTCGGTTTAGCCCTTCAAATGCTGGTTTATCTTGATGTTATATTATCATTTTCTGAAGATTGGATTGGGGATAAGGTACAGCCAGCAGGAGTACTGTATTTCCATGTTCATAACCCGTTTATTCAAGCAAAACAGGGTTTGAGTGAAGAAGAATTAGAAAATGAATTTCTCAAGCGGTTTAAAATGAAAGGGCTACTCTTGGCAGAAGAAGAATCAGTGCGGTTAATGGACCAAGCCCTTTCGACAGGACATTCTCAAATCGTTCCTGCAGCTATTAAAAAGGATGGCTCCTTTTACAGTAATTCTTCGGTGCTGCCCTCCTCTAACTACGAATCACTCAGGCAGTATATACGTAAGAAACTGCAAGATATCGGCTATTACATTATGCAAGGAAACACGGAAATAAAACCTTTTAAAAACCAGCAAAATACCGCTTGTTCATTTTGTTCTTTTAAAGCTGTTTGTCAATTTGACACTTCTTTTGAAGCAAATGACTACCGAGTGTTGTCTAAAAATAAAAAAGAAATACATTCTTATTTGTTTGATAACGAACAGAAGAAGGGGCATGAATAA
- the addA gene encoding helicase-exonuclease AddAB subunit AddA, producing the protein MKMKWKPKPVGASWTESQWEAISGSGSSQLVSAAAGSGKTAVLVERIINKITDKDHPADVDRLLIVTFTNAAAAEMKNRIAEALEQEINKNPGSLYLRRQLALLNRAQISTLHSFCMSLIRKYYYKVNIDPQFRILDEIEGELMREEILDEVFEEQYSKENNTSFIDACDRFSGDKSDEGFRNVVRNVYRFSRAHPDPGHWLSTMASYYNLAEDQSMDELEWVKEIWRDVKARLSASFEALQKAKSLCELDGGPAPYLETIVEDEKMLETLYGASTWEKLYDSIQHIAFKRLKTIKKNEDVEETLKAQVKDIRDKVKKEINSIKTEAFDEHPYILLQDIKEMAVPVQTLVNTVRLFAESYQSAKEDKGLVDFSDLEHLCLAVLNEEDSEAVHECRYRFEEILVDEYQDTNHTQEAILQTISNGDNLFLVGDVKQSVYRFRLAEPALFLEKYQKYNQTNGIPGWKVDLDQNFRSRTEVLSAANFIFKQLMDEKAGDVKYDEAAELKAGNKEYQQMENRDPELALINKGDPLEYSSGQNADEAEEDTETAQLEARWMAEKIKQLINEQYQILDKETKQLRNITYRDVVILMRSMPWASTIMEEFKKEGLPVYAELSGGYFEAVEINIMLSLLQVIDNPRQDIPLASVLRSPIVGMNEEELAQIRLMNKKSTFFDALKESVISGPASVWKEKALLFYEKLRVWRERARSESLSEFIWDLLQETGYYDFAGGLPGGKQRQANLLALYDRARSYEKTSFRGLFRFLRFIERIQERGDDLGTARALGEQEDVIRLMTIHKSKGLEFPVVFIAGLNKQFNFQDVYRNVLLHKDLGIGAKSIDPSQRVIKESIPQLAVKKRIHRENIAEEMRVLYVAMTRAKEKLFLVGTLKKAEKTLNAWLEYTQHGEWVLPEVDRLKAKSYADWIGPALFRHHSAKDWQQEEGSCGFSDVYYYPSNWKITFVEHQDLQEADEDVVSVVQEVEQALKQQQPVNVQSEHLNDIEKKLSWSYPYQSSVTHRSKQTVSEYKRTLQDEYSEPAFQPSFQSQHAERPLFMQQKNTRPTERGTAVHTVMEHIPLETTISKENCQHNITELVYKELLTEEQANMVEASEIVSFFSSNLGERMKKSSQVFREIPFSYGLKESSAEDLILIQGAVDCVFRDERGQLVLIDYKTDAFKSRFPGNINTAVTMMKDRYQSQIDLYLEALSNIWQEEIQEAYLYAFDGHYVIDMMN; encoded by the coding sequence ATGAAAATGAAGTGGAAGCCTAAACCAGTTGGAGCATCATGGACTGAAAGTCAATGGGAAGCTATCTCTGGATCAGGTAGCAGCCAACTTGTCTCAGCAGCTGCTGGCAGCGGGAAAACAGCAGTGCTTGTGGAACGAATCATTAATAAAATAACCGACAAAGATCATCCAGCAGATGTCGATCGGCTCCTTATTGTGACATTTACAAATGCAGCTGCAGCAGAAATGAAAAATCGCATTGCAGAAGCACTGGAGCAAGAAATAAATAAAAACCCTGGTTCATTGTATTTACGCAGACAGCTAGCGTTATTAAACAGGGCGCAAATTTCTACTCTTCATTCCTTTTGTATGAGCTTAATACGAAAATATTATTACAAAGTAAACATAGATCCTCAATTTCGTATTTTAGATGAAATTGAAGGGGAACTAATGAGAGAAGAAATTCTAGATGAAGTGTTTGAAGAACAGTACAGTAAAGAAAACAATACTTCATTTATCGATGCTTGTGATAGATTCAGCGGCGATAAATCAGATGAAGGCTTCCGAAACGTCGTTCGAAATGTATACCGTTTTTCAAGAGCTCATCCCGATCCAGGTCACTGGCTGAGTACTATGGCTTCTTATTATAACTTGGCTGAAGATCAAAGCATGGATGAGTTAGAATGGGTAAAAGAAATTTGGAGAGATGTGAAGGCACGTCTATCTGCCTCTTTTGAAGCTCTGCAAAAAGCAAAATCATTATGTGAATTAGATGGCGGCCCTGCTCCTTACTTAGAAACAATCGTTGAAGATGAAAAAATGCTTGAAACATTGTATGGTGCTAGTACTTGGGAGAAACTGTATGATTCAATTCAGCACATTGCATTTAAACGTTTAAAAACGATTAAAAAAAATGAAGATGTTGAGGAAACTTTAAAAGCTCAAGTAAAAGATATTCGAGATAAAGTAAAAAAAGAGATTAATAGTATAAAAACAGAGGCATTTGACGAGCATCCTTACATTTTACTTCAGGATATCAAGGAGATGGCTGTTCCTGTTCAAACGCTTGTAAATACTGTTCGTTTATTTGCTGAAAGCTATCAGTCAGCTAAAGAAGATAAAGGCCTTGTTGATTTTTCTGATCTTGAACATTTATGTTTAGCTGTATTAAACGAAGAAGATTCAGAGGCTGTTCATGAATGTCGGTATCGTTTTGAAGAAATTTTGGTGGACGAATATCAGGACACAAACCATACCCAAGAAGCAATTCTTCAAACGATTTCAAATGGCGATAATTTATTTTTGGTAGGCGATGTCAAACAAAGTGTGTACCGTTTTCGTTTGGCAGAACCTGCACTTTTCCTAGAAAAATACCAAAAATATAATCAAACCAATGGCATTCCAGGTTGGAAAGTAGACCTTGATCAAAATTTTAGAAGCCGTACAGAAGTTCTAAGTGCTGCTAATTTCATTTTTAAACAGCTTATGGATGAAAAAGCTGGAGATGTAAAATATGATGAAGCTGCTGAATTAAAAGCTGGAAATAAAGAGTATCAGCAAATGGAAAATAGAGATCCAGAACTTGCGCTAATTAATAAGGGTGATCCATTAGAATATTCAAGCGGACAAAACGCCGATGAAGCAGAAGAGGACACTGAAACAGCGCAATTAGAAGCGAGATGGATGGCCGAAAAAATCAAGCAATTAATAAATGAACAATATCAGATACTAGATAAAGAAACAAAACAATTGCGAAATATTACCTACCGTGATGTTGTTATATTAATGCGTTCGATGCCGTGGGCTTCTACAATTATGGAGGAATTTAAAAAAGAGGGACTGCCTGTTTATGCAGAACTAAGTGGTGGTTATTTTGAAGCAGTAGAAATTAATATTATGCTGTCTTTGCTGCAAGTAATTGATAATCCAAGGCAAGATATTCCTCTGGCTTCTGTTTTGCGCTCTCCTATCGTCGGAATGAATGAGGAAGAGCTGGCACAAATACGGCTGATGAATAAAAAAAGTACATTTTTTGATGCACTGAAAGAATCCGTCATTTCAGGACCGGCATCGGTCTGGAAAGAGAAAGCACTATTATTTTATGAAAAACTTCGTGTATGGCGAGAGCGCGCCCGCAGTGAGTCATTATCTGAATTTATTTGGGATCTATTACAGGAGACAGGATATTATGATTTTGCAGGAGGACTCCCTGGCGGCAAACAAAGACAAGCTAATTTATTAGCTTTATATGACCGTGCAAGATCATATGAGAAAACGTCTTTCCGGGGATTATTTCGGTTTTTGCGGTTTATTGAGCGTATACAAGAACGCGGGGATGATCTAGGAACAGCCAGAGCGTTAGGAGAACAAGAAGATGTCATTCGGTTAATGACGATTCATAAAAGCAAAGGCCTCGAATTCCCAGTTGTTTTTATTGCCGGGTTGAATAAACAGTTTAATTTCCAGGATGTTTACCGTAACGTTCTTCTTCATAAGGATTTAGGTATCGGAGCCAAATCTATAGATCCCAGTCAAAGAGTAATCAAAGAATCCATCCCCCAGCTGGCCGTCAAAAAGCGGATTCACCGAGAAAATATAGCAGAAGAGATGAGAGTTCTTTATGTAGCTATGACCCGAGCGAAAGAAAAGTTATTCTTAGTTGGTACATTAAAAAAAGCAGAAAAAACATTGAATGCCTGGTTAGAGTATACGCAGCACGGGGAATGGGTTCTGCCAGAGGTAGACAGATTAAAGGCCAAATCATATGCAGATTGGATAGGTCCTGCGCTGTTTCGTCATCACTCTGCAAAGGACTGGCAACAAGAGGAAGGAAGCTGCGGATTTTCGGACGTTTACTATTATCCTTCCAATTGGAAGATAACTTTTGTTGAGCATCAAGACTTACAAGAAGCAGATGAAGACGTTGTATCCGTGGTACAAGAAGTGGAACAAGCTTTAAAACAACAGCAGCCGGTAAATGTTCAGAGTGAACATTTGAATGATATAGAAAAAAAGTTAAGCTGGTCCTATCCTTATCAATCTTCCGTCACCCATCGCTCGAAACAGACCGTTAGTGAATACAAAAGGACTCTTCAAGATGAATATAGCGAGCCGGCTTTTCAGCCATCCTTTCAATCTCAACACGCAGAACGACCTCTATTTATGCAGCAAAAAAACACCAGGCCAACAGAAAGAGGAACAGCAGTCCATACGGTAATGGAGCATATTCCACTTGAAACAACGATTTCAAAAGAAAACTGTCAGCATAATATTACAGAATTAGTATATAAAGAGCTATTAACTGAAGAGCAAGCCAATATGGTTGAGGCTAGTGAAATTGTTTCGTTTTTTTCCTCTAATCTTGGAGAAAGAATGAAAAAATCTTCACAAGTTTTTAGAGAAATCCCTTTTAGTTACGGATTAAAAGAAAGCAGTGCAGAAGATTTGATTTTAATCCAAGGGGCAGTGGACTGTGTGTTTCGTGATGAAAGAGGGCAGCTTGTTTTGATTGATTACAAAACAGATGCGTTCAAAAGCAGGTTCCCAGGTAATATCAACACAGCTGTAACAATGATGAAAGACAGGTATCAATCGCAAATTGATCTTTACCTAGAAGCTTTATCTAATATTTGGCAAGAAGAAATACAAGAAGCGTATCTTTACGCTTTTGACGGTCATTATGTGATTGATATGATGAATTAG
- a CDS encoding exonuclease SbcCD subunit D: MRVLHTADWHLGKTLEGRSRMPEQIAFFEELEVIIRDEKIDVLLMAGDVFDSVNPPASAEELFYESIANFSEKYNIPIIIIAGNHDHPDRLQAARKMAKCQGIYILGYPGIEPVKISVKEEVLQLGALPYPSESRMQAVFSSSMEEQSLQSAYNKKVKHLFQQLTQSFKKENVCMAMSHVFAAGGASSDSERPIEVGGAYTVSPSSLPGNVQYTALGHLHRPQNIHGSDGLTRYSGSPIAFSFSESGYSKSVTIIDIKAQKTPYIKEIPLSCGKPLVKWDARHGLEEVYRWINEKRDDNAWIELDLHITETPSMEEIHHIRKSHEGIIHIHPVFPDMQNNITLEKRKEFPINELFKKFYERQTGGAQADEKLVRLFMELAEGGE, from the coding sequence ATGAGAGTACTGCATACAGCAGATTGGCATTTAGGGAAAACGCTTGAAGGAAGAAGCAGAATGCCTGAACAAATTGCTTTTTTTGAGGAATTGGAAGTTATTATAAGAGATGAAAAAATTGATGTATTATTAATGGCTGGTGATGTGTTTGATTCTGTGAACCCGCCTGCCTCAGCTGAAGAATTATTTTATGAAAGCATAGCAAACTTCAGTGAAAAGTATAACATACCAATTATTATTATAGCTGGAAATCATGATCATCCAGACAGACTCCAAGCCGCAAGAAAGATGGCAAAATGCCAAGGGATATATATTTTAGGATACCCAGGTATAGAACCTGTTAAGATATCAGTAAAAGAGGAAGTGCTTCAACTAGGAGCTCTTCCTTATCCTTCTGAATCACGCATGCAAGCTGTATTCAGCAGTTCAATGGAAGAGCAGTCTTTGCAAAGCGCCTATAACAAAAAAGTAAAACACCTGTTTCAGCAGTTAACCCAATCATTTAAGAAAGAAAACGTTTGTATGGCGATGAGTCATGTATTTGCTGCAGGTGGCGCGTCGAGTGATTCAGAAAGACCAATTGAAGTCGGAGGAGCATATACGGTTTCGCCTTCATCATTGCCTGGAAATGTGCAGTATACAGCTCTTGGACATCTTCATCGGCCGCAAAATATTCACGGATCCGATGGCTTAACAAGGTATAGTGGATCACCGATCGCTTTTAGTTTTTCCGAATCAGGATATTCCAAATCAGTAACCATTATTGATATTAAAGCTCAAAAAACCCCTTATATAAAAGAGATTCCACTATCTTGCGGAAAGCCTTTAGTGAAGTGGGATGCTCGTCATGGGTTGGAAGAAGTCTATCGGTGGATAAATGAAAAAAGAGATGACAATGCTTGGATTGAACTGGACTTGCATATTACAGAAACTCCTTCTATGGAAGAGATTCATCATATAAGAAAATCACATGAAGGAATCATACATATTCACCCGGTTTTTCCTGACATGCAAAACAATATAACCTTAGAAAAAAGAAAAGAATTTCCGATTAATGAATTGTTTAAGAAGTTTTATGAGAGGCAAACAGGCGGAGCACAAGCCGATGAAAAACTAGTCCGATTATTTATGGAGCTGGCAGAAGGAGGGGAATAA